In the Corynebacterium suedekumii genome, one interval contains:
- the pstC gene encoding phosphate ABC transporter permease subunit PstC, with the protein MASNRPTTEDQETRTGDPAIANSVATIGNSQQPDSTPEIKSANGSVKRPGDRVFEFLSTASATLITVIIAAIGAFLIWRAVPSLNRNVDGWLGFFTYSGAWNTSNTEAMQFGIPNLFAVTVLISVVALLIAMPIALGIAIFLSNYAPKRAVKPLGYLVDMLAAVPSIVYGLWGWQVLGPALTGLYEWIHSWGGGFFLFATYANSPSFATGRNILTGGIVLAVMILPVIAATAREVFVQTPRGQIEAALALGATRWEVVRMTVLPFGLSGYISGSMLGLGRALGETMALYMVVSPSSAFRFSLFDGGTTFATAIANAAPEFNDDIRAGAYIAAGLVLFLLTFVVNSIARAIVNKK; encoded by the coding sequence ATGGCAAGCAATCGTCCGACCACGGAGGATCAGGAGACCCGCACCGGGGATCCCGCGATCGCCAACTCCGTGGCAACCATCGGAAACTCGCAGCAGCCCGACTCCACGCCGGAGATCAAGTCCGCCAACGGTTCGGTCAAGCGCCCGGGTGACCGCGTCTTCGAGTTCCTGTCCACGGCCTCCGCGACCCTGATCACCGTCATCATCGCCGCGATCGGTGCGTTCCTCATCTGGCGTGCGGTTCCTTCGCTCAACCGGAACGTCGACGGCTGGCTGGGGTTCTTCACCTACTCCGGCGCATGGAACACCTCCAACACGGAGGCCATGCAGTTCGGTATCCCGAACCTCTTCGCCGTCACCGTCCTCATCTCGGTCGTCGCCCTCCTGATCGCCATGCCGATCGCCCTGGGCATCGCCATCTTCCTGTCCAACTACGCCCCCAAGCGGGCCGTCAAGCCGCTCGGCTACCTCGTCGACATGCTCGCCGCGGTCCCGTCGATCGTCTACGGCCTGTGGGGCTGGCAGGTCCTCGGCCCGGCACTGACCGGCCTCTACGAATGGATCCACAGCTGGGGCGGCGGGTTCTTCCTCTTCGCCACCTATGCCAACTCCCCGTCGTTCGCCACCGGCCGCAACATCCTCACCGGTGGCATCGTCCTGGCCGTGATGATCCTCCCGGTCATCGCCGCCACCGCCCGCGAGGTCTTCGTCCAGACCCCGCGCGGCCAGATCGAGGCGGCCCTCGCCCTCGGCGCGACCCGCTGGGAGGTCGTCCGCATGACCGTCCTGCCGTTCGGCCTCTCCGGCTACATCTCCGGCTCCATGCTCGGCCTGGGTCGTGCGCTCGGTGAGACCATGGCGCTGTACATGGTCGTCTCCCCGTCCTCGGCGTTCCGTTTCTCCCTGTTCGACGGTGGCACCACCTTCGCGACCGCGATCGCGAACGCCGCCCCCGAGTTCAATGACGATATCCGCGCTGGTGCGTACATCGCCGCAGGTCTGGTGCTCTTCCTCCTGACCTTCGTGGTGAACTCCATCGCCCGGGCGATCGTCAACAAGAAGTAG
- the pstS gene encoding phosphate ABC transporter substrate-binding protein PstS, with protein sequence MIRNFKRTAAILGVVAAGSAALVACSESEEGSTDTATNGTPAAEVEGLSGTAGQLVGEGASSQQNAMDYFNVKYQEAVSGASLAYTASGSGSGRTNFVGGQVAFAGSDSPLSEDQVEPAAERCGGNDAWHLPFVIGPVAVAYNLEGVEELNLSIPTVAKIFKGEITSWNDEAIAAENEGVELPDTNISVVYRSDESGTSDNFQKFLQAAAPEDWETDGQQFPSAVGEGANGSNGVATQVTNIDGGITYVESGFAEQQGLGIANLDFGAGPVELNTDSVGVALDNLEFVNEGHDMVVDTDALFASNAEGSYPLILTTYEIVCSAGYDETTSAMVKDFLTVALNSQDDGLAELGYIPVTGAHHERLVEAVEAIQ encoded by the coding sequence GTGATCCGCAACTTCAAGCGCACCGCCGCCATCCTCGGCGTCGTCGCCGCCGGCTCCGCCGCTCTCGTCGCCTGCTCCGAGTCCGAAGAGGGCTCGACCGACACCGCCACCAACGGCACCCCGGCCGCTGAGGTCGAGGGCCTGTCCGGCACCGCCGGCCAGCTCGTCGGCGAAGGCGCCTCCTCCCAGCAGAACGCCATGGACTACTTCAACGTGAAGTACCAGGAGGCCGTCTCCGGCGCCTCCCTGGCCTACACCGCCTCTGGTTCCGGTTCCGGCCGCACCAACTTCGTCGGTGGCCAGGTCGCCTTCGCCGGCTCCGACTCCCCGCTGTCCGAGGACCAGGTCGAGCCAGCCGCCGAGCGTTGCGGTGGCAACGACGCCTGGCACCTGCCGTTCGTCATCGGCCCGGTCGCCGTGGCCTACAACCTCGAGGGCGTCGAGGAGCTCAACCTCTCCATCCCGACCGTCGCCAAGATCTTCAAGGGTGAGATCACCTCCTGGAACGACGAGGCCATCGCCGCCGAGAACGAGGGCGTCGAGCTTCCGGACACCAACATCTCCGTGGTCTACCGCTCCGACGAGTCCGGCACCTCCGACAACTTCCAGAAGTTCCTCCAGGCCGCCGCGCCGGAGGACTGGGAGACCGACGGCCAGCAGTTCCCCTCCGCCGTGGGCGAGGGCGCCAACGGTTCCAACGGTGTGGCCACCCAGGTCACCAACATCGACGGTGGCATCACCTACGTCGAGTCCGGCTTCGCTGAGCAGCAGGGCCTGGGCATCGCCAACCTCGACTTCGGTGCCGGCCCGGTCGAGCTCAACACCGACTCCGTCGGTGTCGCCCTGGACAACCTCGAGTTCGTCAACGAGGGCCACGACATGGTCGTCGACACCGACGCCCTGTTCGCCTCCAACGCCGAGGGCTCCTACCCGCTCATCCTGACCACCTACGAGATCGTCTGCTCCGCCGGCTACGACGAGACCACCTCCGCCATGGTCAAGGACTTCCTCACCGTCGCCCTCAACTCCCAGGATGACGGTCTGGCCGAGCTGGGCTACATCCCGGTCACCGGTGCTCACCACGAGCGTCTGGTCGAAGCCGTCGAGGCCATCCAGTAA
- the mshD gene encoding mycothiol synthase, translating into MEIQSVHLPDQPDLAARVRDLASEAARVDGIYPFSEQFLLGLVDARVAHRHLILTDGDQLRGVAACDDSSCELVVAPDARRQGVGRALLEAVGDADVWAHGDLPAARALAEASGRRPTRRLLVMSVADQALTEAAVFEPRPGFEALSLRESAARWGRDTVEQAWLDANNEAFSWHPEQGGWDLDRLRRAQEAAWFDEDDVLFHWDTSTDGKPALAGFHWTKWHTEDTPAFGEVYVVGLATAYRGQGLGDPLLRLGLEHLAGKGARRVILYVEADNGPAVRVYEDLGFVVDEEHVVYSQP; encoded by the coding sequence ATGGAGATCCAGTCCGTCCACCTGCCCGACCAGCCTGACCTCGCCGCCCGCGTCCGTGACCTGGCATCCGAGGCCGCCCGCGTCGACGGCATCTATCCTTTCTCGGAGCAGTTCCTCCTCGGTCTTGTTGACGCCCGCGTCGCCCACCGTCACCTCATCCTCACCGACGGCGACCAGCTACGCGGCGTCGCCGCCTGCGACGACTCCTCCTGCGAACTCGTCGTCGCCCCCGACGCCCGCCGGCAGGGCGTCGGCCGTGCGCTGCTCGAGGCGGTCGGCGACGCCGACGTGTGGGCCCACGGCGACCTGCCCGCCGCCCGCGCACTCGCCGAGGCGTCCGGCCGTCGTCCCACCCGCCGCCTGCTGGTCATGTCCGTCGCTGATCAGGCACTGACCGAGGCGGCGGTGTTCGAACCCCGCCCCGGCTTCGAGGCCCTGTCGCTGCGCGAATCCGCCGCCCGCTGGGGCCGCGACACCGTGGAACAGGCGTGGCTCGACGCCAACAACGAGGCCTTCTCCTGGCACCCCGAACAGGGCGGCTGGGACCTCGACCGCCTCCGCCGCGCCCAGGAGGCCGCCTGGTTCGACGAGGACGACGTCCTCTTCCACTGGGACACCTCAACCGACGGGAAGCCGGCGCTGGCCGGGTTCCACTGGACGAAGTGGCACACCGAGGACACCCCCGCCTTCGGCGAGGTCTACGTCGTTGGCCTGGCCACCGCCTACCGCGGGCAGGGCCTCGGGGATCCGCTGCTGCGCCTCGGACTCGAGCATCTGGCAGGCAAGGGGGCGCGCCGGGTCATCCTCTACGTGGAGGCCGACAATGGGCCGGCAGTCCGGGTCTACGAGGATCTCGGATTCGTCGTCGACGAGGAGCATGTGGTGTATTCCCAGCCATGA
- a CDS encoding LmeA family phospholipid-binding protein — translation MRIPRLPLILVTVLAVLLGVGWLGDSIAASRVERNISAQVEDVARLEVSPSVYVGGVPYLLALFTGEIPSVEVTALDVDVAGLGMVNATTRVKQVTVTPEQVRSGDIEGAPAELMSRTIGLDGVSFGHLLDMTDLDIANPYDISPAGGSVTEAQLTGTPPGFEDPVSVVVSLRLVGEMFHMEPVTLVDAPTGREDDVRAAFTYSLDTRRLPLAGRASSVVLGGGSIYFEAQRHNVRVRVVDLSPVEVTRP, via the coding sequence GTGCGCATTCCTCGTCTGCCCCTGATCCTCGTCACCGTGCTCGCGGTGCTGCTCGGCGTCGGGTGGCTCGGGGACAGTATCGCGGCCTCGAGGGTGGAGCGGAACATCTCGGCGCAGGTGGAGGATGTCGCCCGGCTGGAGGTCAGCCCCAGCGTCTATGTCGGTGGCGTGCCCTACCTGCTGGCGTTGTTCACCGGGGAGATCCCCTCGGTGGAGGTCACGGCGCTGGATGTGGATGTCGCCGGGCTCGGCATGGTCAATGCGACGACCCGGGTCAAGCAGGTCACGGTGACGCCGGAGCAGGTGCGTTCCGGGGACATCGAGGGCGCGCCCGCCGAACTCATGTCGCGCACCATCGGCCTGGACGGGGTCTCCTTCGGGCATCTACTCGACATGACGGACCTGGACATCGCGAACCCCTACGACATCTCCCCGGCCGGCGGTTCCGTGACGGAGGCGCAGCTGACCGGCACCCCGCCGGGGTTCGAGGACCCCGTCTCCGTCGTGGTCTCCCTGCGCCTGGTGGGCGAGATGTTCCACATGGAGCCGGTGACGCTTGTCGACGCCCCCACAGGCCGCGAGGACGACGTCCGCGCCGCGTTCACCTACTCCCTGGACACCCGGCGCCTCCCGCTGGCGGGCCGCGCCAGCTCAGTCGTCCTCGGCGGGGGTTCCATCTACTTCGAGGCGCAGCGGCACAACGTCCGTGTCCGCGTCGTCGATCTCTCCCCCGTCGAGGTCACCCGGCCCTGA
- a CDS encoding FABP family protein has product MNDDTNTPDNPNENVNDTPGDAAAAAGTGGPTEGPAPINGNDAVNLAAEQSKSTAHRNIPSLDLGELPIPDDTANLRQGPNLHDGLLALLPLVGVWRGEGQADTADGEYAFGQQIIFAHDGENYLTFESRLWKLDDEGNPVGPDQRETGFWRISLSDEIEVTCTHSTGVVEIYYGEPVNERAWEIESASTMVTATGPETLGPGKRLYGLMPNNDLGWVDERLVDGEMKPRMSAQLKRVAG; this is encoded by the coding sequence ATGAACGACGACACGAACACCCCCGACAACCCCAACGAGAACGTCAACGACACTCCGGGCGACGCCGCTGCGGCCGCCGGCACCGGTGGCCCGACTGAGGGTCCTGCCCCGATCAACGGCAACGACGCCGTCAACCTCGCCGCCGAGCAGTCCAAGTCCACGGCGCACCGCAACATCCCCTCGCTGGATCTCGGCGAGCTGCCCATTCCGGACGACACCGCCAACCTCCGCCAGGGGCCGAACCTGCACGACGGCCTGCTGGCCCTGCTGCCGCTGGTCGGCGTGTGGCGTGGTGAGGGCCAGGCCGACACCGCGGACGGCGAGTACGCCTTCGGCCAGCAGATCATCTTCGCCCACGACGGCGAGAACTACCTCACCTTCGAGTCCCGCCTGTGGAAGCTCGACGACGAGGGCAACCCCGTCGGCCCGGACCAGCGCGAGACCGGTTTCTGGCGGATCTCCCTGTCCGATGAGATCGAGGTGACCTGCACCCACTCCACCGGTGTGGTGGAGATCTACTACGGTGAGCCGGTCAACGAGCGCGCCTGGGAGATCGAGTCCGCCTCGACGATGGTCACCGCCACCGGCCCGGAGACCCTCGGCCCCGGCAAGCGTCTCTACGGTCTCATGCCGAACAACGACCTCGGCTGGGTGGACGAGCGCCTGGTCGACGGTGAGATGAAGCCGCGGATGTCCGCGCAGCTCAAGCGCGTCGCCGGCTAG
- a CDS encoding YgfZ/GcvT domain-containing protein: MVTSTSAPYRSPLLDRPGAAESQDADVVDAAGVAWHYGDPLGEQRAAHDGGIVVDRSHRRVLKVSGPDSAGFLNNLLSQKVDDAPDGFAASALDLDIQGHILHHADLVRVGGDFYLDLPDAQAVTFADFLRRMIFWSQVEVDDTDLAVLTLLGPALVDAPADRGVPTLAARTVGWGGIARRDLLVERADLPAAVDALVNGGATLAGLMAFTAERVRALEPELAADLDDRSIPHEVPAWIGRGDHAGAVHLEKGCYRGQETVARVENLGRSPRLLVMLQLDGSAPETPTPGTAITATGGGRAVGRLGTVVHDCDFGPVALALVKRSALGGQLLIGEVAAMVDPSSIPTEEGEKAGRAAINRLKGL, encoded by the coding sequence ATCGTGACTTCCACCTCCGCTCCGTACCGTTCCCCGCTCCTCGACCGACCCGGCGCCGCCGAATCCCAGGACGCTGATGTGGTCGATGCCGCGGGCGTCGCCTGGCACTACGGCGACCCACTGGGTGAGCAGCGTGCCGCCCATGATGGCGGCATCGTCGTGGACCGTTCCCACCGCCGGGTGCTGAAGGTGTCCGGCCCGGATTCCGCGGGATTCCTCAATAATCTGCTCTCCCAGAAGGTGGATGACGCCCCGGACGGCTTCGCCGCTTCCGCCCTTGACCTGGACATTCAGGGCCACATCCTCCACCACGCGGACCTCGTGCGCGTGGGCGGGGACTTCTACCTCGACCTGCCCGACGCGCAGGCCGTCACCTTCGCCGACTTCCTCCGCAGGATGATCTTCTGGTCCCAGGTGGAGGTCGACGACACCGATCTCGCCGTGCTCACCCTCCTCGGACCGGCGCTTGTCGACGCCCCCGCGGACCGGGGAGTGCCCACCCTCGCCGCCCGCACCGTGGGCTGGGGTGGCATCGCCCGCCGGGACCTGCTGGTCGAGCGCGCGGACCTGCCCGCGGCCGTCGACGCACTGGTCAACGGCGGTGCGACCCTCGCCGGGCTCATGGCCTTCACCGCCGAGCGGGTCCGTGCCCTCGAACCGGAGCTGGCCGCCGACCTCGACGACAGGTCCATCCCCCACGAGGTCCCCGCCTGGATCGGCCGGGGCGACCATGCCGGCGCCGTGCACCTGGAGAAGGGCTGCTACCGAGGCCAGGAGACCGTCGCCCGCGTGGAGAATCTCGGCCGCTCCCCCCGCCTGCTGGTCATGCTCCAGCTCGACGGCTCCGCCCCGGAGACCCCCACGCCGGGGACGGCGATCACCGCGACGGGCGGTGGCCGCGCCGTCGGCCGCCTGGGCACCGTCGTCCACGACTGTGATTTCGGACCCGTCGCCCTGGCCCTGGTCAAGCGCAGCGCCCTCGGCGGCCAGCTGCTCATCGGCGAGGTGGCCGCGATGGTGGATCCGTCGTCCATCCCGACCGAGGAGGGCGAGAAGGCCGGACGCGCGGCGATCAACCGCCTCAAAGGTCTCTAA
- a CDS encoding DUF3073 domain-containing protein, translating to MGRGRAKAKQTKVARQLKYNTPEMDLDSLQRELASQSPRSTYQNSADDEDYDQYADYADWSDDEDDSSAPSRRAR from the coding sequence ATGGGACGCGGTCGCGCAAAGGCAAAGCAGACCAAGGTTGCTCGCCAGCTCAAGTACAACACGCCCGAGATGGATCTGGATTCACTCCAGCGCGAGCTCGCCTCGCAAAGCCCTCGCAGCACGTATCAGAACTCCGCAGACGACGAGGACTACGACCAGTACGCGGACTACGCTGACTGGTCCGACGATGAGGATGACTCGAGCGCACCGTCTCGTCGCGCACGGTGA
- the purM gene encoding phosphoribosylformylglycinamidine cyclo-ligase produces the protein MSETDNQGASYAAAGVDIEAGDRAVELFAPLAKKATRPEVRGSLGGFAGLFALGEYKEPLLAAGSDGVGTKLAVAQAMDKHDTIGIDLVAMCVDDLVVCGAEPLFLQDYIAIGKVVPEHVAQIVAGIAEGCVQAGCALLGGETAEHPGLMAEGEYDVSATAVGVVEAADLLGPDRVRSGDIIIGMASSGLHSNGYSLARHVLLEKAGLPLDGYIEELGRTLGEEMLEPTRIYAKDCLALANECEVRTFCHVTGGGLAGNMERIMPEGLVADMSRGTWTPGQIFRTIADLGKVSREEMEKTFNMGVGMVAVVSPRDRDRALAMLTARHIDAWVLGEVRTATDGETTRAALRGDHQGY, from the coding sequence ATGAGTGAGACCGACAACCAGGGTGCCTCCTACGCCGCCGCTGGCGTGGACATCGAGGCCGGCGACCGCGCCGTCGAACTGTTCGCCCCCCTGGCCAAGAAGGCCACCCGCCCCGAGGTCCGTGGCAGCCTCGGCGGATTCGCCGGCCTGTTCGCACTGGGTGAGTACAAGGAGCCCCTGCTCGCCGCCGGTTCCGATGGCGTGGGCACCAAGCTCGCCGTCGCCCAGGCCATGGACAAGCACGACACCATCGGCATCGACCTGGTGGCCATGTGCGTCGATGACCTCGTCGTGTGTGGCGCGGAGCCGCTGTTCCTGCAGGACTACATCGCCATCGGCAAGGTGGTGCCGGAGCACGTCGCCCAGATCGTGGCCGGCATCGCCGAGGGCTGTGTCCAGGCCGGCTGTGCCCTCCTGGGCGGCGAGACCGCCGAGCACCCGGGCCTCATGGCCGAGGGTGAGTACGACGTCTCGGCCACCGCCGTCGGCGTCGTCGAGGCCGCCGACCTCCTCGGCCCGGACCGTGTCCGTTCGGGCGACATCATCATCGGCATGGCCTCCTCCGGCCTGCACTCCAACGGCTACTCGCTCGCCCGCCACGTCCTCCTGGAGAAGGCCGGCCTGCCGCTCGACGGCTACATCGAGGAACTCGGCCGTACCCTCGGCGAGGAGATGCTCGAGCCGACCCGCATCTACGCCAAGGACTGCCTGGCCCTGGCCAACGAGTGCGAGGTCCGGACCTTCTGCCACGTCACCGGTGGTGGCCTGGCCGGCAACATGGAGCGCATTATGCCCGAGGGCCTGGTCGCCGACATGTCCCGCGGCACCTGGACCCCGGGGCAGATCTTCCGCACCATCGCCGACCTGGGCAAGGTCTCCCGCGAGGAGATGGAGAAGACCTTCAACATGGGTGTCGGCATGGTCGCCGTCGTGTCCCCGCGGGACCGCGACCGCGCCCTGGCCATGCTCACCGCCCGCCACATCGACGCCTGGGTCCTCGGCGAGGTCCGCACCGCCACCGACGGGGAGACCACCCGCGCCGCCCTCCGTGGGGATCACCAGGGTTACTAG
- a CDS encoding sterol carrier family protein → MTRSADPNATRAAVDAVGDWIVGDGGVEKPARALLADAVRLTARTLAQDAPGHAVEVRVPPFVAVQCIDGPAHTRGTPPNVVECDPRTWLRLATGQVSFADAVAAGQVEASGARAHEVGRWLPIISL, encoded by the coding sequence ATGACACGATCCGCTGACCCGAACGCCACCCGCGCCGCCGTCGATGCGGTGGGGGATTGGATTGTGGGGGACGGGGGCGTCGAAAAGCCTGCACGTGCACTGCTCGCCGACGCCGTCCGCCTCACCGCCCGCACGCTCGCCCAGGATGCGCCCGGCCATGCGGTGGAGGTGCGGGTACCCCCGTTTGTGGCGGTGCAGTGCATCGACGGCCCCGCGCACACCCGGGGGACACCCCCGAACGTGGTGGAGTGTGATCCGCGGACGTGGCTGCGCCTGGCGACCGGGCAGGTCAGTTTCGCGGACGCCGTCGCCGCTGGGCAGGTCGAGGCGTCCGGAGCGCGGGCGCATGAGGTCGGACGTTGGCTGCCGATCATTAGTCTGTGA
- a CDS encoding acyl-CoA thioesterase, translated as MPNTTVKSPKVTLRFLAAPTDVLMAGNQGVSGGRVLEWIDKAAYACAVQWSATYCVTAYVGHIHFTRPIPSGHMVEVRSRIAMTGRSSMHIVNEVFSADPREGVFTRACDCLVIFVAKDTATGKTQPVPEFVPENDEERRVLDAAVSRIDLRKAIEAEMEQQTYDGPSEAPRLVHRFLAKPTDVNWGGKVHGGTAMEWIDEAGAACTMEWSGEHTVAVYAGGIRFYRPIAIGDLIEVDARMMRTDSRSMQMSIHVRSGNPRGGREHLQTAIHATVTYLAMDADGNALPARQFTPRTSEDVRLSEHAKKLRELRSEYAPMPLIPLARPNHVD; from the coding sequence ATGCCGAATACCACCGTGAAGTCCCCGAAGGTCACCCTCCGTTTCCTCGCCGCCCCCACCGACGTGCTCATGGCGGGCAACCAGGGTGTCAGTGGCGGCCGGGTGCTCGAGTGGATCGACAAGGCGGCGTACGCGTGCGCCGTCCAGTGGTCCGCCACCTACTGTGTCACCGCCTACGTCGGCCACATCCACTTCACCCGCCCCATCCCCTCGGGCCACATGGTGGAGGTGCGCTCCCGGATCGCCATGACCGGCCGGTCTTCCATGCACATCGTCAACGAGGTGTTCTCCGCCGACCCGCGCGAGGGTGTGTTCACCCGCGCCTGCGACTGCCTGGTCATCTTCGTGGCCAAGGACACCGCCACCGGCAAGACCCAGCCCGTGCCCGAGTTCGTGCCCGAGAACGACGAGGAACGCCGCGTCCTCGACGCCGCCGTCTCCCGCATCGACCTGCGCAAGGCCATCGAGGCCGAGATGGAGCAGCAGACCTACGACGGCCCCAGCGAGGCCCCCCGCCTCGTCCACCGTTTCCTGGCCAAGCCCACCGACGTCAACTGGGGCGGCAAGGTCCACGGCGGTACCGCCATGGAGTGGATCGACGAGGCCGGCGCCGCCTGCACCATGGAGTGGTCCGGCGAACACACGGTCGCCGTGTATGCCGGCGGCATCCGCTTCTACCGTCCCATCGCCATCGGTGACCTCATCGAGGTCGACGCGCGGATGATGCGCACCGACTCCCGTTCCATGCAGATGTCCATCCACGTCCGCTCCGGCAACCCGCGCGGCGGCCGGGAGCACCTGCAGACCGCCATCCACGCCACCGTCACCTACCTGGCGATGGACGCCGACGGTAACGCCCTGCCCGCCCGCCAGTTCACCCCGCGCACTTCCGAGGACGTCCGCCTGTCAGAGCACGCGAAGAAGCTGCGCGAACTGCGGTCCGAGTACGCGCCCATGCCGCTCATCCCACTGGCTCGGCCGAACCACGTGGACTAG
- a CDS encoding LysE family translocator, with product MDIVNLMSFWAVSLLLVCTPGPDWAFVLGAAFRRRPILPALAGLGAGYLGLTIVVAAGLGALVARHPALLTVVTVLGALVLLRIGWSMFHSARSGPVAVTMADEAPGEPLGGGHAVTTLEHTRVRWMTEGRTVARGAAVSGLNPKGLMLFIALLPQFVAAGDWPIAGQMVVLGCVFIVTAMTVYALLGVFAGRLLAGSERASRLLTGVAGGAMMCVAAVMLAQQVL from the coding sequence ATGGACATCGTGAACCTCATGAGCTTCTGGGCGGTCAGCCTCCTCCTGGTCTGCACCCCCGGCCCCGACTGGGCGTTCGTGCTCGGCGCCGCTTTCCGACGCCGCCCCATCCTCCCCGCCCTCGCCGGCCTCGGGGCCGGCTATCTCGGGCTGACGATCGTCGTCGCCGCCGGCCTCGGCGCCCTGGTCGCTCGCCACCCCGCCCTGCTCACCGTGGTGACGGTCCTCGGTGCCCTTGTTCTACTCCGCATCGGCTGGTCCATGTTCCACAGCGCCCGCTCCGGCCCCGTCGCCGTCACGATGGCGGACGAGGCTCCCGGGGAACCCCTCGGGGGCGGTCACGCGGTGACGACCCTCGAACACACGAGGGTCCGGTGGATGACGGAGGGACGGACGGTGGCCCGGGGTGCCGCCGTCAGCGGGCTCAACCCCAAGGGCCTCATGCTGTTCATCGCCCTGTTGCCGCAGTTCGTGGCGGCAGGTGACTGGCCGATCGCCGGTCAGATGGTGGTCCTGGGCTGCGTATTCATCGTGACCGCGATGACGGTCTACGCACTTCTCGGGGTGTTCGCCGGGCGGTTGCTGGCCGGGTCGGAACGGGCGTCGCGCCTGCTCACCGGGGTGGCCGGCGGCGCGATGATGTGCGTCGCAGCCGTGATGCTGGCCCAGCAGGTGCTGTAG
- a CDS encoding Lrp/AsnC family transcriptional regulator produces MDAIDRIILSAMQDNARITAAELAHLTGASSSTCLRRLRALRREGVITGFHTHLDPAAVGYGTQVIAFITLEREDRATVAALEDGLAALPQVIDAERLFGDPDFLVRVIAEDLAAYQRFRDEHLSELPGVSRITSTLVMRTIVENRALPIPPV; encoded by the coding sequence ATGGACGCCATCGACCGGATCATTCTGTCAGCGATGCAGGACAATGCGCGCATCACCGCCGCGGAACTGGCCCATCTGACCGGCGCCTCCTCCTCGACGTGCCTGCGCCGGCTCCGGGCGCTGCGCCGGGAGGGGGTGATCACCGGCTTTCACACGCATCTGGATCCGGCGGCCGTCGGTTACGGGACCCAGGTCATCGCCTTCATCACCCTCGAACGGGAGGACCGCGCGACCGTCGCCGCCCTGGAGGACGGGCTGGCGGCACTGCCCCAGGTCATCGACGCGGAGCGGCTGTTCGGCGACCCGGACTTCCTCGTCCGCGTCATCGCCGAGGACCTGGCCGCCTACCAGCGTTTCCGCGACGAGCACCTGTCGGAGCTGCCCGGGGTCTCCCGGATCACCTCGACGCTGGTCATGCGGACGATCGTGGAGAACCGCGCCCTGCCCATCCCGCCCGTCTAG
- the trhA gene encoding PAQR family membrane homeostasis protein TrhA gives MKHKIHDDEPVVELTRRVLDRGPRPVTRGWFHFFAAVLSVVGGSVLSTVAWMTLPWGQALGVTVYAVGVVLLFGVSAAYHLGPWRHRRTVQWWRRADHATIAVFIAATYTPLCLIILSPTQATWMLSAAWTGALIGVVLNLVWMRHPRWLGVAVYLILGWLIVPLIPELWSSAGPAVVWLLFAGGLIYSAGALMYGFRWPGRDARVIGYHEHFHTATIVAAAVHQVAVWMVVV, from the coding sequence ATGAAACACAAGATCCACGACGATGAACCGGTCGTCGAGCTGACCCGCCGGGTCCTCGACCGCGGCCCCCGGCCCGTCACCCGCGGCTGGTTCCACTTCTTCGCGGCCGTCCTCTCCGTCGTCGGCGGCTCCGTCCTCTCCACCGTCGCCTGGATGACCCTGCCCTGGGGGCAGGCCCTCGGCGTCACCGTCTACGCCGTCGGCGTCGTTCTCCTCTTCGGCGTCTCCGCCGCCTACCACCTCGGACCCTGGCGGCACCGCCGCACCGTCCAGTGGTGGCGCCGCGCCGACCACGCCACCATCGCCGTGTTCATCGCCGCGACCTACACCCCGCTGTGCCTCATCATCCTCTCGCCCACGCAGGCGACTTGGATGCTCAGCGCCGCCTGGACGGGCGCGCTCATCGGTGTGGTGCTCAACCTCGTGTGGATGCGGCACCCACGCTGGCTCGGTGTGGCCGTCTACCTCATCCTCGGCTGGCTCATCGTGCCGCTGATCCCCGAGCTGTGGAGCTCCGCCGGCCCGGCCGTGGTGTGGCTGCTGTTCGCCGGCGGCCTCATCTACTCCGCCGGCGCCCTCATGTACGGGTTCCGCTGGCCGGGCCGTGACGCCCGCGTCATCGGCTACCACGAGCACTTCCACACCGCGACGATCGTCGCAGCGGCGGTCCACCAGGTCGCGGTGTGGATGGTCGTGGTCTAG